In Solanum stenotomum isolate F172 unplaced genomic scaffold, ASM1918654v1 scaffold1178, whole genome shotgun sequence, the following proteins share a genomic window:
- the LOC125849955 gene encoding monothiol glutaredoxin-S1-like gives MDMVMKLGSSSAVVIFTKSSCCISHSIETLIRSFGANPIVYELDTHPNGKQMEKALMELGCEPSVPAIFIGKELVGGANEIMSLNVRGKLKQLLIRAKAIWV, from the coding sequence ATGGATATGGTGATGAAGTTGGGATCATCAAGCGCGGTGGTAATTTTCACCAAGAGTAGTTGTTGCATTTCTCACAGCATTGAAACCCTAATCCGTAGTTTTGGAGCAAACCCTATAGTTTACGAGCTCGATACACATCCAAATGGGAAGCAAATGGAGAAGGCACTAATGGAACTAGGGTGTGAACCAAGTGTTCCAGCAATATTTATAGGGAAAGAGTTAGTTGGTGGTGCTAATGAGATAATGAGCCTTAATGTGAGGGGAAAGCTCAAACAATTGCTCATTAGGGCTAAAGCAATTTGGGTATAG
- the LOC125849953 gene encoding monothiol glutaredoxin-S1-like translates to MDMVMKLGATNAVVIFTKSSCCISHSIETLIRSFGANPTISELDTHPNGKQMEKALIELGCQPSVPAIFIGKELVGGANEIMSLNVRGKLKQLLIRAYAIWV, encoded by the coding sequence ATGGATATGGTGATGAAGTTGGGAGCAACAAACGCGGTGGTGATTTTCACCAAGAGTAGTTGTTGTATTTCTCACAGCATCGAAACCCTAATTCGTAGTTTTGGAGCAAACCCTACAATTTCCGAGCTCGATACACATCCAAATGGGAAGCAAATGGAGAAGGCATTGATTGAATTAGGGTGTCAGCCAAGTGTTCCAGCAATATTTATAGGGAAAGAGTTAGTTGGTGGTGCTAATGAGATAATGAGCCTTAATGTGAGGGGTAAGCTTAAACAATTGCTCATTAGGGCTTATGCCATTTGGGTATAG